In one Pseudomonas sp. Bout1 genomic region, the following are encoded:
- the rlmB gene encoding 23S rRNA (guanosine(2251)-2'-O)-methyltransferase RlmB: MSLEKIYGVHAVEALLRHHPKRVKQVWLAEGRSEPRVQALVELANQNKVAIGQAERREMDVWVEGVHQGVVADVSPSQVWGEAMLDELLDRTEGAPLLLVLDGVTDPHNLGACLRSADAAGALAVIVPKDKSATLTPVVRKVACGAAEVIPLVAVTNLARTLEKLQQRGLWVVGTAGEAEVSIYDQDLTGPTILIMGAEGKGMRRLTREHCDYLVHLPMAGSVSSLNVSVATGVCLFEARRQRGVKAKAKK; this comes from the coding sequence ATGAGTCTGGAAAAAATCTACGGCGTGCACGCCGTAGAAGCATTGCTGCGTCACCACCCGAAACGCGTCAAGCAGGTGTGGTTGGCAGAGGGCCGCAGCGAGCCGCGCGTTCAAGCGCTGGTCGAGCTGGCCAACCAAAATAAAGTCGCTATCGGCCAGGCCGAGCGTCGCGAAATGGACGTGTGGGTCGAAGGCGTTCACCAGGGCGTAGTCGCGGACGTAAGCCCGAGCCAGGTCTGGGGCGAGGCAATGCTCGACGAGCTGCTCGATCGCACCGAAGGCGCACCGCTGTTGCTGGTGCTCGACGGCGTGACCGACCCGCACAACCTGGGCGCTTGCCTGCGTTCGGCGGATGCTGCCGGCGCGCTGGCGGTGATCGTGCCTAAAGACAAGTCGGCAACCTTGACGCCGGTGGTGCGTAAAGTTGCCTGCGGTGCGGCGGAAGTGATTCCGCTGGTGGCCGTGACCAACCTGGCGCGCACCCTGGAGAAACTCCAGCAGCGCGGCCTGTGGGTCGTGGGCACGGCGGGGGAGGCGGAGGTCAGCATTTATGACCAGGACCTCACCGGCCCGACCATCCTGATCATGGGGGCCGAAGGCAAGGGCATGCGCCGCCTGACCCGTGAGCATTGCGACTACCTGGTGCACTTGCCGATGGCCGGTAGCGTCAGCAGCCTCAACGTGTCAGTCGCAACGGGCGTCTGCCTGTTCGAAGCCCGGCGCCAGCGTGGCGTCAAGGCCAAAGCCAAGAAATAA
- the rpsF gene encoding 30S ribosomal protein S6, with amino-acid sequence MRHYEIIFLVHPDQSEQVGGMVERYTKLIEEDGGKIHRLEDWGRRQLAYAINNVHKAHYVMLNVECTGKALAELEDNFRYNDAVIRNLVIRREEAVTGQSEMLKAEENRSERRERRDRPEHEGAESADSDDSDNSDNADE; translated from the coding sequence ATGCGTCATTACGAAATCATCTTTTTGGTCCACCCGGATCAAAGCGAGCAAGTCGGCGGCATGGTAGAGCGTTACACCAAGCTGATCGAAGAAGACGGCGGCAAAATCCACCGTCTGGAAGATTGGGGCCGTCGTCAACTGGCCTACGCAATCAACAATGTTCACAAGGCTCACTACGTGATGCTGAACGTTGAGTGTACTGGCAAGGCCCTGGCCGAGCTGGAAGACAACTTCCGCTACAACGATGCAGTGATCCGTAACCTGGTCATCCGTCGCGAAGAAGCCGTTACCGGCCAATCCGAGATGCTCAAGGCTGAAGAAAACCGCAGTGAGCGCCGTGAGCGTCGCGACCGTCCTGAGCACGAAGGCGCTGAAAGCGCTGACAGTGATGACAGCGACAACAGCGATAACGCTGACGAGTAA
- the rpsR gene encoding 30S ribosomal protein S18: MARFFRRRKFCRFTAEDVKEIDYKDLNTLKAYVSETGKIVPSRITGTKARYQRQLATAIKRARFLALLAYTDSHGR; this comes from the coding sequence ATGGCACGTTTCTTCCGTCGTCGTAAATTCTGCCGCTTCACCGCTGAAGACGTGAAGGAGATCGATTACAAAGATCTCAACACTCTGAAAGCCTACGTATCCGAGACCGGCAAAATTGTTCCAAGCCGCATCACCGGTACCAAAGCTCGTTATCAGCGTCAGCTGGCCACCGCTATCAAGCGCGCCCGCTTCCTGGCCCTGCTGGCCTACACCGACAGCCACGGCCGCTGA
- the rplI gene encoding 50S ribosomal protein L9 produces the protein MQLILLEKVANLGNLGDKVNVKAGYGRNYLLPYGKATAATAANLAAFEERRAELEKAAADKKASAETRAAQLAELEVTITATAGDEGKLFGSIGTHDIADALTASGVEVQKSEVRLPNGTIRNVGEFDVAVHLHAEVEATVRVVVVAA, from the coding sequence ATGCAACTGATCCTTCTGGAAAAAGTCGCCAACCTGGGCAACCTGGGCGACAAAGTGAACGTTAAGGCCGGCTACGGTCGTAACTACCTGCTGCCATACGGCAAAGCCACCGCTGCAACCGCTGCCAACCTGGCTGCGTTTGAAGAGCGTCGTGCCGAGCTTGAAAAAGCAGCAGCAGACAAAAAAGCTTCGGCCGAAACTCGCGCTGCCCAACTGGCTGAGCTGGAAGTGACTATCACTGCCACCGCCGGTGACGAAGGCAAGCTGTTCGGTTCGATCGGCACCCACGACATCGCTGATGCACTGACCGCCTCCGGCGTTGAAGTGCAGAAGAGCGAAGTTCGTCTGCCGAACGGCACCATCCGCAACGTTGGCGAATTCGATGTAGCCGTGCACCTGCACGCTGAAGTCGAAGCAACCGTACGCGTTGTTGTGGTAGCAGCTTAA
- the dnaB gene encoding replicative DNA helicase: protein MNDISAPEQYDLQTAALKVPPHSIEAEQAVLGGLMLDNNAWERVLDQVSDGDFYRHDHRLIFRAIAKLADQNSPIDVVTLAEQLDKEGQTSQVGGLGYLGELAKNTPSVANIKAYAQIVRARATLRQLIGIATEIADSAFNPEGRTAEEILDEAERQIFQIAEARPKTGGPVSVNDLLTKAIDRIDTLFNTDNAITGLSTGYTDLDGMTSGLQPSDLIIVAGRPSMGKTTFAMNLVENAVLRSDKAVLVYSLEMPGESLIMRMLSSLGRIDQTKVRAGRLEDDDWPRLTSAVNLLNDRKLFIDDTAGISPSEMRARTRRLVREHGDIALIMIDYLQLMQIPGSSGDSRTNEISEISRSLKALAKEFNCPVVALSQLNRSLEQRPNKRPINSDLRESGAIEQDADVIMFVYRDEVYHPETEHKGIAEIIIGKQRNGPIGTTRLAFIGKYTRFENLAPGSYNFDDE from the coding sequence ATGAACGATATCTCCGCTCCTGAGCAATATGATCTGCAAACCGCTGCCCTGAAGGTGCCGCCGCATTCCATCGAGGCCGAACAGGCCGTGCTCGGTGGTTTGATGCTGGACAACAACGCCTGGGAGCGTGTGCTGGATCAAGTCTCGGACGGCGATTTCTACCGTCATGACCACCGCCTGATCTTCCGCGCCATTGCCAAGCTTGCCGACCAGAACTCACCGATCGACGTGGTGACCCTGGCCGAGCAATTGGACAAGGAAGGCCAGACGTCCCAAGTGGGCGGCCTGGGTTACCTGGGCGAACTGGCGAAAAACACCCCGTCGGTTGCCAACATCAAGGCCTATGCGCAGATCGTCCGTGCGCGGGCCACCTTGCGCCAGTTGATCGGCATCGCCACCGAGATCGCTGACAGCGCCTTCAACCCCGAAGGCCGCACCGCTGAAGAGATTCTCGACGAAGCCGAACGGCAGATCTTCCAGATCGCCGAGGCCCGGCCGAAAACCGGCGGGCCGGTGAGCGTCAACGACCTGCTGACCAAGGCCATCGACCGCATCGACACCCTGTTCAACACCGACAACGCGATCACTGGCCTGTCCACCGGCTACACCGACCTCGACGGCATGACCAGCGGCCTGCAGCCCTCTGACCTGATCATCGTCGCCGGCCGTCCGTCCATGGGTAAAACCACGTTTGCCATGAACCTGGTGGAAAACGCCGTGTTGCGCAGCGACAAGGCCGTACTGGTTTACTCCCTGGAGATGCCAGGTGAATCGCTGATCATGCGTATGTTGTCGTCCCTGGGCCGCATCGACCAGACCAAAGTGCGTGCCGGTCGCTTGGAAGACGACGATTGGCCGCGCCTGACCTCGGCGGTCAACTTGCTCAACGACCGCAAGCTGTTTATCGATGACACTGCGGGCATCAGCCCCTCGGAAATGCGCGCGCGTACCCGGCGCCTGGTGCGTGAGCACGGCGACATCGCCCTGATCATGATCGACTACCTGCAGCTGATGCAGATCCCGGGTTCCAGCGGTGACAGCCGGACCAACGAGATTTCCGAAATTTCCCGCTCGTTGAAAGCCCTGGCCAAGGAATTCAACTGCCCGGTGGTTGCCCTGTCGCAGCTCAACCGGTCCCTGGAGCAACGCCCGAACAAGCGCCCGATCAACTCCGACTTGCGCGAATCCGGAGCGATCGAGCAGGATGCTGACGTGATCATGTTCGTATACCGGGACGAGGTGTATCACCCGGAAACCGAGCATAAAGGCATCGCCGAAATCATTATCGGTAAACAGCGTAACGGGCCAATCGGCACCACGCGCCTGGCGTTTATCGGTAAATACACACGTTTCGAAAACCTGGCGCCGGGTAGCTACAACTTCGACGACGAGTAA